The genomic interval GCCCAACCCGATTGAGCCGAGCCGGCCAGACGGAGGCGCGCATATGTGCAAACTGACGCATATGCACAAATTCAGGAAAGGAATTGATTAAAAcatctttttaaattattttacactagttaattgtttatctaattgactatataaatttatgtaaCATTTGAGGTAAATAAGACTATCTTAATTGTCAACAtcatacaatttatttttctctaattatcttttatcaatgacttaaattaaaaatcataatatatttatcttaaattttatgtgtttaataattttatcaaaataaagtaGTGTTAagttttatcattatttttatgcaaaatttgagtagttattattttagaataaaacatCGAAATTTATTGAGAAAAccaaaaaagttaatattaatcttttgaaaattaaaaaacaaacttgtatatgaattaaaagtattaaataaaaattatacagGCTATATTGAAAAGTAAGATAATCATATTTGACTCCTCTTTGACCACACTTTTACAACTCAAAATTTCATAAGACAAAATGCAAATAAACATTCAAAGTATAAGAAAATGTTATATCCaggaaaaaaaatccaaaatgaagcttttaataaaaaagtattattcttaatatttaaatataaagtattcaatatttattatcaaatgaaatttttattaatttcaacaatAATACAGAATGTTTCTTAACTACTACTACTAAAGCATTCCCTTAGTATCAACCGGAGAAAGAGCATTCCCTAAAGTAGactttaatattcatttatttatttgtcgGACAGCTATACTAAATAACATAAACAGGGACCATGCCACTTGTGAATAAGTAAATTAGCCAggtattatttataaaaaaaaacgtaATCGAGCCAGATACAATGGTCACTGTTATTAGCCCTTTATTTTAGGTTATTTGTGTCTATATTGGTGACAGCAATTCATtttaaatgtattgattttgtaaaattaattttgataaatttttactgtgtatttataaattgaagTATATTCATATATGTGTTctctaaattaaataatttaaaattattttataaattaaataattatttatcgacttttgtatttaaaataatatcatttcataaaaaaatacatcatttcattgtttataaatattattttaattttttatattttatcgtaaaaattcaatattataaataataaaaatttaaaaaaaatcattttgtagacatttttaataaatgttaatatttagctattataattttcaaatgatAGAAGatgattttctttaaaaaactcatttatttattaatttaatgattaaatatattagtatatgttgaattaacaaatgtattataaattttttcttaattttgagttaaaatacattgtacaaatataaattaatgtttgacacaaaaataatgaatttcaaattaaaagtattaattacaatttcaaattaaaattaattataaaaataaaataaattttcgtaattagcaaaaaaaaaagttgtttagaGCCTATAATTGGAAGTAGAATCGAGTATGACATGGCTTTGGATCACCTCATGCCTCAATTTGGAAAAGTACTTTAAGGCTACTGCCCCAATAATGTAGGAATCATTGTGAACCCTTGATTGTTAAAGGAAAATTATTACTCCTACTttgtctcatttttttttttttgctcacCCTCGTTTCCATTTAATATACATTTAACCGGTGTAGTGCATAAGTAAGTGGTCTTATTTTGATGTATCGGTCACAGGTTCAATTCAGATTTTTCACGTTTTAAAATCTTTGTaggaatataatattttttagtttaatcgtgatttatattgttaatgtaataaaaattacaattatttataaacatgattttaaagataattataataaaaattaattatttttaatgaattataaattgtaattaattaataatacataaaaaaagttatattaacAAACTCCTTCTTTAACCTTAGAGTATTGTGCGAATGAAACATTGTTTATATAAgcaaacaacaacaataattgAGAGTACAAGTGTAAGAGCAAAATAAATAGAAAGAGTTGGTTGATACGATACATTATGTGGCTGATGTgataagaatatatatataNNNNNNNNNNNNNNNNNNNNNNNNNNNNNNNNNNNNNNNNNNNNNNNNNNNNNNNNNNNNNNNNNNNNNNNNNNNNNNNNNNNNNNNNNNNNNNNNNNNNNNNNNNNNNNNNNNNNNNNNNNNNNNNNNNNNNNNNNNNNNNNNNNNNNNNNNNNNNNNNNNNNNNNNNNNNNNNNNNNNNNNNNNNNNNNNNNNNNNNNNNNNNNNNNNNNNNNNNNNNNNNNNNNNNtatataattaaaatgttaattgagtgtaatacaaatataaaatctctaatatatattatttttttctttttaaattaataattttaaaagctTTGAAAAGTCTTTTTTTTAGTCGGACATCAAGCTTACTTATTGggtaaataaatcatatttttggtAGATTATATAAGAATCAACTATGCATAACAAATTATTgctctaattattattatttttattaaaattgctCTAATTATTTTCCTATttgcttttgaaatcatgtgcaCTAATTAGGTTGTAATGCTAGTAGGCTTAACGTGCTAACCTTCCCCTATTCTTTACAGATTAGGCGATTAGGTATCATCGGCAAATGAAACTGTAATTAGTTGTCATCATGCTTCATGTCCTCTTTCAATTTAAGAAACACAAACATGCCATGTGCGTCACTAATTGCTCCTCCCACAACACAACCACGTAACGCAAAATTTTCctctattatttgtttttttctcctcttttttattgcttgatcttCATCttcctattatttttttataagttatttttccTAAATAATGAGTGGATCAATATGGTGGGTTTGATATTCAAAAGGAAAGTATTGAATGGTACATGACAATCATGTAAGGTATTGGACAATTTTTATTCttgtattataatataaaatttaatacaataatctttatgatataaataaatatttataaatataaatattcataagAGAAAGAGAGGAGATAGATATAAGAGATAAgagtgaaaatttattttttaagttgaaattaaaaaaggttattttttactttttttgtcttaaaagttattttgatattttaagtaGTCTGAATTTGGAACAAAAAGTTTGCATCATAGTTTTGTGAGATACAattatttcatgttttttttcattctctctCACCTCttgtttttacaaataaaaattgactAGTTTGGCACGTgaacatttctttatttttcattttttggaGATAAGGTTGTTACCAActgatatgatattttaatatgaacatCTTGTAGGGTGATTATAACACATTGGACAGATCaactgatatttttttttattgattataagttataacaaatttttgaaGACCGATTATATAGCACAAATGAAATCTGCTATTACATGTCAGCTCATAATGTCTTTCGTTGGACCAATACCAAATTAGAGATGCACAATATGTCCATacgaaataaattaatttatatatattgattgtGTCGAAAATATTCGAGGAAATTTTTTCTTGCaaataaataatgttaatttttataatatatatacaaatagtaaaatcataaaaatcttTTTGTATTTTACATATTGTAAAAGAAGTGTTTTACTGTGTGAATATCAGttgaaaaaaatatctatatttaatttttaataattaatatcgaACAAAAATAATTTCGAAAGAAATGTGAGAAGAAACACTtaatctataaataaatttaacatgtattcAGAAATCAaacaatttcaacaatgtcATCAAAACTTAGTTCAAGTGGTTGAGTTCCAAAGAATTTGAGAAAGAGATTTAAAATTCAAACTCTAGATCCTAGCGATTTGATTGAGatattgtcaaaaaataaaattacagaTAGAATGGAGAGAAAACTCTTGTGTTTTCTTATATTTGTACTATGTTTTACCATGTATGAATGATGTTTATTGTTTACCACAagtaaaaaatacatcaaagaaTATTGCTATCTTTAATAgtaaaaagagaagaaaaaaatgatctAGTGCGACGCGGTAAGAGTGTTAAGCAGTTGAACGCGTGAATTGATCAAAGTTCTAAACACTTTTTCACAAACACTTTCAATGCAACAAATACATTCCTCTAAATCACACATTCTCTTCAAAACCAATCTCACCTCTTCATCACTCTTCTTTTTCACAttcccaaaaatattttcaacctCATTCAACTGCTCCAAAATTTCTTCAATACCTTCACGTTCCTTCTTCACATTTTTTCTACTCATCTTAACCATTTGCACCCAAGAAAATCTCCTCGATGAAAATGACATTGCTAGTCCGTTGAAAAGCGTAACAGAAACAGCAACCGTTAAACTCATAACATCTTCAATTACACCTCCTAGTTCAGCAGTATCTGAAATCGATAATAACgttgaagaagatgaataaATAGGAACATTCAACATGCGTTGTGAAATTACATTGATACATTGAATTCCAGAAACTAAATTCTCCATTTCCTTATTCAATTTCTTCTTAGCTTTCAAGTATGTGGCAAATTTGGATTCGTCTCGTTTCCTTATTGCTATTTGAGCAGAGGAATGTTCTTCTTTAAGTGATAAGATCGATGTTTGGAACATTCCATAAGCGTCAACGAATCGAATGGAATGTTCTAGAAGGTTCTCGACCCAAAGAGGGTGACAACGTAGTGATTCTTGTGTTTGTGGGAGTTGGAGAATGTCTTGAAGTGTTTCGTGTGTTTGTTTAAGAAGGGTTAAACCGTTGGAGAGATTTGTGGATGTTAATGGGTTTGATTTGGAATTAGTGGAGTTAACCCAGTTGTTTAAGCCGTTGATTTCATCTTTGATATGGGAAATTAAAGGGTGAGATCTGCAGGGAAGACTTATGGATCTTATGTGGTGTGATATGGGTGGTTTTTGTGATGGACGGTTGGGATTTTTGTTTGGGAATGAAACGGAACGCCGAAAAACACCTACCATTTTTTTATTCGTTCTAAAGCTCTAAGTAAGTGGCGGTGAAGAATGAAGTTGTAAGAAATTGAGCTAGAGAAATTTCATGTGCTTAATTTGAGCGTGCATGAAGAGATTTCGATTCAAGTATTTATACAGATAATTGTGCGAGAATTTTACATATGCACACAGTGGAGTCCGAAATAATGtcatttgtttaaatattaaaataaaatgaagttgATGATTAAACAAGTGATTGAAGATAGTAACCGCGTGGATCGGCGTGGTTTCTCGTGTAATATCTGAATTGGAATATTCAAGTATCCATAACTTTCCGGTTATCCGGTGTTTATTCATTTTTCTAACATTTAATTTAACGCGTGTGAGTTGTAAAATACAGAGTTGCTCCTTGGAACTCAAAATTAGTGTGATTGATTATTGCCCTGATTTACGATTTCTAAGAAGATTATGTGAAAATCAATAACATCTCAAGTTGAGAGTAAAAAGTAAGTGATACAAAAGTTATATGTTCCATCTCTACTTTCAAAATACTACTTTCTCTGTGTATTTTTAGTCcttttaaatattatctttttacaactttaatttttaagaaattcaAGGATGTAAcaatgatatttttctttttatactcttaatattttaaaaacatattaaatgataaaaatgattaaatgaatttaagtttataatttttttatatgtgtcCAAGTATAATAGAATCAAAATTCAAAGAAGGTGgagtaataatataattattaatagaagtgacaaaaataaataattaaaaaataatcctCTATCTCGACATGGAATTATATTGAAAAAACTTTTTCAATGTGCTATTAGCGAACATAGTGCCAGCAATCATGTTCATATATGCTTTGCTCCATGTATAAGACTGCTAATAACTCGGTTGTTGAGTATGGACACAACTATCAAAGGATAAATTGTTTTAAGAATTGCTGGTTGCGCTCTTTTAAATCCGCAAACTATACGCTCATTCAAACCGTTGGTTTTCTTGTCCTTCGTAAAAATCCAGGTTGTACTACCAAACCAAGTATTTTGTACAATAATGCCAATAATAAAATACTACACTTGTCATCCAGTTAACTAAATTAATAAGATAATTAATTAGGAAAATTATTACTCTCCCCGAGTCATATACTACACTCTTTTATTATAAACTTTAGTTGCATTTTTCACGTACTTAAAAGGTTCGTTTTATATGGTAAtcttgttaaaataaaatttatatttaaatgcgttaaatttgatttttcagGTTACTAGacaaattaatagtattaataaatgatatatttgtaaaaaaataataaatgcacTTAGTAAATTCAAAAAGTGTATATATTTATGAAAGATGTTTATAATTGGGGCTGcttgtttaagattttaaagAATTGATTTcgactttatatttttaaaaataatttatatagaaatttatttaaaaatagtagaagttttttagattttattttttattaaataaaaaaaagtaattttgacatttaataatttagatatctattattaaagttttaacatgatcaaaatcatattttttttttaaatacatctttcaaaaatgatttttatgaagagCTTCTCACAATAggttttcattttttgaaatttcattatcCAAAAATAGTTATAGagatgaaatacttaaaataacattttaagataattattttaaaataattttttaaatgttatcacagaaagataaaataatacaaaaattattttttcaaaaaaaattcttaaacaaACAAACCCATTATGTGTCATTTTAAACAATCACCTTTTATAGAAATGATCGATTTTACCAACAGAATAAGGTTAAGTATAAGGAACTAAACTCTTGTAATGTGGTGAATTTGGATTTGAATTACCATTGTAATAAGTATCCACATTTAACGTTTGACACCGtttcaaatatgatttttttaagtggaagaaatcaatggaaaaaaaaaagaaattatattttttattgttaaaagaTATACTTTTATTCTTTTACTCGTTactcattttaatcatttaactttttaaattttcattttaggcTTTTCGTTTTGTTAGgttatgcaaaaaaaaatctttttagaTATAAGCTCAATTGACTATTAAACGTATGATGTGGCACATCTGATATGGCAAAAAGTTGTCGcagtttctatttttttctttctaaaatccATAATTTGAATTAAGACTAATCTTTATATCCAcaacattcataaaaaaatatataattataaagataACTTTATAGATTTGCATTTTTAAAAGTGAACTAAAATTCAAATGTAGTCTCGTGATCTTTGAGATTCGAAGCCttttaaaactaatacaatTGTTAGGCACATATATCCTAAGTTGGTAAAATGAGTTTATGAATTTCCTCAAGTCTTTGATGCAATATCATCAACTTGAGAATACtgcatttatatttatttatttaaaaataaataagtataaatataaactatataATATGTAATTATGTTTAACTTAACCTATCATAAAATGTTTACTTAATAGAATGTAgtttattaattcaaaaaaaaaaaaaggaatttaGTTTACTTTCAAAACTTATCGTGGGCCAAGCCCATTATTAACCACACTAACCGTAACTTTTGTGGGCCAAGCCCATTATCACGCGGCTCTACTATTTATTTAGTTTGGAAATTACCGAGGCAGTCGAGCAAACAAATTATTACAGAAGCTATACAGTCATACACCGTCGGTGAGCAAATCTCCATCGCTACATCTTCTTCTTTGTTTCTGTCTTTCTACGTCTTCTTTGTTTTTTGGTTTCTGATTCTTCTTCACCATGGAGAAGTGGGAAATGGCGGCGTGGAAGATATCGAAAATACCAGAAGAGAAACGAGAAAGAAAATAGGAAATGAAATAGTTTTTCAAGCTGTTTTCTGGACCGGGTGGTTACACGAAAACGGTTCCTGGTTTGTTCCGGTTTCGTCCGATTTAAGGCGGTTTGGATTCCTCTTTTATGGATTTAATAACCGCGTACTTGTGGTTTAGTTGCTGACTCTAATCTAAACGATTGCGGTgggttcttttttatttcttcttcaaGAACAAGAAAGAAAGAACGGGTTTAAAATTACAAGATTATCTTCTTGATTGCAAATGGATGAATGTGATGGATCCCTCGATTATCTTTAAAACTGGCATTAGCTTTTGGATTGTTTCATTCTTGTGTTCGAGATTACTATTATCTCGTGTCTCATTCTCTGTTTTGGTTGATGACTTTAATCGGTCGTGGATTCTTTTTCCTTCAAAGAAACGAAAGTTTTGTGGAATGCTACCACATTTACAGGTTCTTTCTTGTTCTTGATTATTTAAGAACATccaatattttgattattgaaaTTTGTCAGATTAGGGTTTCATTCCAAGTCACACGTTTTCTAAAAAACAGGAACTTGAAACTtaaaagatattattattattattggctTTTTTCCATGAAACCAATTTTTGTTTCATCTTTCGATTTTGTTACTTTTTCGCCCTTCATTTCTTTTGATTTGCTAGTGATTATGATGTGGTTTATCTATGCACGTTGTTGGGCTAACTACACATTTTCTCATTCTTGGTTATTCTAGAACCGTCGATCTTATCAAATCATAATTCAAATTAAAGGGTATACAAACTTTTTGATAAGTTGGATTGTACTGTAAGTTGTAAGTTGCCTATATGTAAGATGATTTATCTTtttgataattgaaaaaaaGGGTGATCTTAACAACCTCAAGTACCACATGGTATTTTTTTAGCTTCAATGACTTTAGTCCCAAATgagatgaaatattttattccTTATCTAAAAAAAGGGAGGTATTCATATGCCTCAATAGCCCCAGGGGGACGTCAAGATAGATACACTTtgttacataatttttatatgaaagTTGAAATGCCTCCATGATCCTAGATTGAATTGCATTTTGAAATCttatttattatgaatttatATTCATAATGTGAAAGTCAGATGACGCCCTAAAAGCAATTTCAATTATGAATTCTTATTCACTAGGTATATACGGAAACTCGGTAACCTAGTCCCTAGATgagatgttttattttataatatgaaaaCATGTCGTATTTATGAGCTTGATATCCCCATGTCAAACTTCAAGACGTATATCATTTATTATATCATGATTTTTGTGAGAGGTAAGATGCCTCAATGTGGGATGATGCCTTAAAtgtaatttcaattatcaattcTTATTCACAAGGTATTAAAGAATATTCGGTGACCCTAGTCCCTAAATGagataatttttgttatagtaTGAAAAGGGTGGTATTTATGCGCCCTTATAATCTGCAAGTTGGACTTCAAGATGAATATACTTTATTATATGATGATTTTTGTGATAGTTGGGATGTCTCAATGACCCTAGACATAATTTCATTATGAATTCTTATTCATGATGTTAAAGTCGGATGATGCCTTAAATgcaatttaaattatgaattctTATTCA from Cicer arietinum cultivar CDC Frontier isolate Library 1 chromosome 5, Cicar.CDCFrontier_v2.0, whole genome shotgun sequence carries:
- the LOC101490725 gene encoding uncharacterized protein — encoded protein: MVGVFRRSVSFPNKNPNRPSQKPPISHHIRSISLPCRSHPLISHIKDEINGLNNWVNSTNSKSNPLTSTNLSNGLTLLKQTHETLQDILQLPQTQESLRCHPLWVENLLEHSIRFVDAYGMFQTSILSLKEEHSSAQIAIRKRDESKFATYLKAKKKLNKEMENLVSGIQCINVISQRMLNVPIYSSSSTLLSISDTAELGGVIEDVMSLTVAVSVTLFNGLAMSFSSRRFSWVQMVKMSRKNVKKEREGIEEILEQLNEVENIFGNVKKKSDEEVRLVLKRMCDLEECICCIESVCEKVFRTLINSRVQLLNTLTASH